Proteins encoded together in one Aminobacter aminovorans window:
- a CDS encoding tyrosine-protein kinase family protein: MTRHELAFADLPPSSEATKPRWLVELELLALGIAANHQRVIALSAPSPNSGVTTISRALANVFAQSGLTTLIIDWTGPLSYTNRYTLQDRLRNYDYGSLRPPNCAILRLATVGIVPDVGQLIEVLESSALKFDRLVFDLPPLTGVQLGQMNPLRAAASADAFFLICTRHREKRRVLFNAVESAFKASVPISGLIMNDVHHSYIGNEVVRWANRYLRWVPPIKNSMVRLGKSVKELEEGTD; the protein is encoded by the coding sequence ATGACACGACACGAGCTGGCCTTTGCAGATCTGCCGCCATCGTCAGAAGCAACCAAGCCCAGATGGCTCGTGGAACTCGAACTGCTGGCGCTTGGGATCGCCGCCAACCACCAGCGCGTGATCGCTCTGTCCGCCCCAAGCCCGAATTCCGGGGTAACGACCATTTCCCGCGCGCTGGCCAATGTGTTTGCACAGTCGGGATTGACGACCCTTATCATCGATTGGACTGGACCCCTCAGTTACACAAACAGGTATACACTGCAAGATCGGCTTCGGAACTATGATTACGGGTCCCTCCGCCCACCAAACTGCGCGATCCTCAGATTGGCGACAGTCGGCATCGTGCCGGATGTCGGACAACTGATTGAGGTGCTCGAGAGCAGCGCGTTGAAGTTTGACAGGTTGGTCTTCGATCTACCTCCCCTGACGGGTGTGCAGCTTGGGCAAATGAACCCGCTTCGTGCAGCCGCGTCAGCCGACGCATTCTTTTTGATATGCACCAGACATCGTGAAAAACGCAGAGTCTTGTTCAATGCGGTCGAAAGTGCCTTCAAGGCAAGCGTGCCAATCAGCGGCCTGATCATGAACGACGTCCATCACAGCTATATCGGCAATGAAGTTGTTCGTTGGGCAAACAGGTATCTGCGTTGGGTCCCTCCGATCAAGAATTCCATGGTGCGATTGGGAAAATCAGTGAAAGAACTTGAAGAGGGGACGGATTAG
- a CDS encoding polysaccharide biosynthesis/export family protein: MNRRLLYAALALGFSSVFTHAQNATPVQSRVTTQVLSKADRLLVRLLGYPELSGEYRIGPEGDITMAVIGRVNVSGLDAASLEKLLSDRVTEITGKPGKATVEVIAYKPVFVTGLVENSGAVPWQPGLTVLQAVALAGGLVQPTSKLNDEPGSVERSDAEYRKLLDDQIRSVATIARLKSERAHAPAIAIPDILTKLAGKDAAQDLIQREQLVLSSRMGSLDAQLAANARAKTAANDELHRLQEQRTLLDGQIEQQRSTAAEMNDLQKRGVVRAETAREAAFRLSDIEEKRTNTLVAIARVQSLIFSLESGETVIKSDSSSRLDLDISRLEQKIFQNSIELEIWRSDTVKQSEFLIRYQIVRNGGVITPDAKFYSELLPKDVLVVGDDGSSTPSAVGDK, encoded by the coding sequence ATGAACAGGCGATTGCTCTACGCCGCACTTGCGCTAGGTTTCTCTTCGGTCTTCACGCACGCTCAGAACGCCACACCAGTTCAATCACGAGTAACCACTCAGGTATTGAGCAAGGCAGATCGGCTTCTAGTCCGCCTTCTTGGCTATCCCGAACTGAGTGGCGAATATCGCATAGGCCCCGAAGGGGACATAACCATGGCGGTTATCGGCCGGGTCAATGTATCGGGTCTGGATGCCGCGTCGCTTGAAAAGCTGTTGTCGGACAGGGTAACTGAAATTACCGGCAAGCCCGGCAAAGCGACCGTGGAAGTCATTGCATACAAGCCCGTTTTTGTGACCGGCCTCGTCGAGAATTCGGGCGCGGTCCCCTGGCAGCCCGGCCTGACCGTGTTGCAGGCAGTGGCCCTGGCTGGTGGTTTGGTACAGCCAACTTCGAAACTGAATGACGAACCCGGGTCGGTCGAGCGCAGTGATGCCGAGTACCGCAAACTTCTCGACGACCAGATACGAAGCGTTGCCACGATTGCTCGCCTCAAATCGGAACGCGCCCATGCTCCGGCCATTGCCATTCCCGACATCCTGACAAAGCTTGCAGGCAAAGATGCAGCGCAAGATCTCATCCAGCGCGAACAACTCGTGCTTAGTTCCCGAATGGGCTCACTGGATGCACAACTGGCCGCGAACGCTCGCGCCAAAACAGCAGCCAACGACGAACTCCACCGCCTCCAGGAACAACGAACTCTTTTGGACGGGCAGATAGAACAGCAGCGTAGCACTGCGGCCGAAATGAACGATCTGCAAAAGCGCGGAGTCGTACGGGCTGAAACGGCCCGTGAAGCCGCTTTCCGACTTTCTGACATCGAGGAGAAGCGCACGAATACACTCGTTGCCATCGCCCGCGTTCAGTCCCTGATTTTTTCTTTGGAGAGTGGAGAGACGGTTATAAAGTCAGACAGCTCTTCCAGGTTGGATCTAGACATTTCCCGCCTCGAGCAGAAGATCTTCCAGAATTCCATCGAACTGGAAATATGGCGGTCGGATACCGTGAAGCAAAGCGAGTTCTTGATCCGCTACCAGATAGTTCGCAATGGCGGCGTAATCACGCCGGACGCGAAATTTTATTCAGAGCTTCTTCCCAAGGATGTACTGGTCGTTGGAGATGATGGATCGTCAACCCCGAGCGCGGTGGGTGACAAATGA
- the asnB gene encoding asparagine synthase (glutamine-hydrolyzing), translating into MCGIAGGIALTADRRPDPAVVSAMSARIAHRGPDGSGLWTSPSGRAVFAHRRLAVIDTSDGGRQPMVDETLRVGIVFNGEIYNYLELREDLASQGVHCKSKSDTEVLMQIMSRKEENGLDCLRGMFAFALWNDLTGTAILARDRIGKKPLFYTISNDCMYFCSSLDALRREAPVDTGINLEALDLYLSLGYIPAPFTIYKGISRLPAASFAKAHGGAVQVHRYWDLAKSGEPYQGTYEDAKDELEERLEQAVAIRLRSDVPIGVFLSGGVDSSLITALCIRQSKSKIQTFCVGFKRSAFDESASAISVARHLGASHHTLEAHASLLDIMPEMSSHFGEPYADASALALSAIARMARPHITVALGGDGGDEGFAGYEWYANASRLTQLSSKMPQVATSTGARMARLASNWSSNRRIGQASRALAVLELPPANGFAALRSFVSEADADFLYAGDLLEHRRMHTAAAQLLSGCYSRAEGSALRKMRFTDIETYLADDLGPKIDVATMAHGLEARAPLLDQDVMKFALSLPDHFLMDGFGGKRILRDLLARHLPPELFMRPKRGFSLPLAHWLTTTLAPKIAALETSPALLDLGVLKPLGVRRLFREHQSGVRDHTQRLFSILQLDTWLSLH; encoded by the coding sequence ATGTGTGGCATTGCGGGCGGCATAGCCCTGACGGCGGACCGCAGGCCCGATCCTGCGGTGGTTTCTGCAATGTCGGCCCGCATTGCCCATCGGGGCCCCGATGGCTCTGGGCTGTGGACGTCTCCATCGGGTCGAGCCGTTTTTGCTCATCGAAGGCTCGCGGTGATCGACACGAGTGACGGTGGTCGTCAGCCGATGGTCGATGAGACATTGCGGGTTGGAATTGTTTTCAACGGTGAAATCTACAACTACCTCGAACTCCGGGAGGATCTTGCAAGCCAGGGGGTTCATTGCAAAAGCAAATCGGACACCGAAGTGCTTATGCAAATTATGTCGCGCAAGGAGGAGAACGGTCTTGATTGTTTAAGAGGAATGTTTGCGTTCGCCTTATGGAACGACCTGACCGGCACTGCCATCCTCGCCCGGGATCGGATTGGAAAGAAGCCGCTTTTTTACACGATTTCCAATGATTGCATGTATTTCTGTTCGTCGCTTGACGCTCTCAGACGAGAGGCCCCAGTCGACACCGGTATCAACCTTGAGGCGTTGGATCTCTATCTCTCACTCGGCTACATCCCCGCTCCATTCACGATCTACAAGGGCATCTCCCGACTGCCTGCGGCAAGCTTTGCAAAAGCACATGGGGGAGCCGTCCAGGTTCACAGGTATTGGGATCTCGCCAAATCTGGCGAGCCCTATCAGGGCACTTATGAGGATGCAAAAGACGAACTCGAGGAGAGACTGGAGCAGGCCGTTGCCATTCGGCTCCGAAGCGATGTTCCCATCGGCGTCTTTCTGAGCGGGGGCGTCGATTCAAGCCTGATCACGGCACTCTGCATCCGACAATCGAAGTCGAAGATTCAGACATTTTGCGTTGGGTTCAAGAGATCAGCCTTTGACGAAAGCGCATCGGCTATTTCAGTGGCGCGTCACCTAGGCGCATCACACCACACTCTTGAGGCACACGCGAGCCTGCTCGACATCATGCCGGAAATGAGCAGCCATTTTGGCGAGCCCTATGCCGACGCCTCCGCTTTGGCACTCTCGGCGATTGCAAGGATGGCTCGTCCCCACATTACCGTAGCGCTTGGCGGGGATGGTGGAGACGAAGGTTTCGCAGGCTACGAGTGGTATGCCAACGCGAGCCGGCTGACCCAATTGAGTTCCAAGATGCCTCAGGTTGCGACGAGCACCGGCGCCAGAATGGCGAGACTTGCGTCAAACTGGTCTTCAAATCGCAGGATAGGCCAGGCCTCGAGAGCTCTTGCGGTTCTCGAGCTGCCCCCCGCGAACGGGTTCGCTGCTCTGCGATCATTCGTTAGCGAGGCGGATGCTGACTTCCTGTATGCAGGCGACCTTCTCGAACATCGGCGCATGCACACTGCAGCAGCCCAACTGCTTTCCGGTTGCTATTCAAGGGCCGAAGGCAGTGCGCTCCGTAAGATGCGGTTCACCGACATCGAGACTTACCTCGCCGACGATCTGGGGCCGAAGATCGACGTGGCAACGATGGCGCACGGCCTCGAAGCGCGAGCTCCCCTTCTTGATCAGGATGTCATGAAGTTTGCCCTATCTCTTCCGGACCACTTTCTGATGGATGGTTTCGGCGGCAAGCGGATATTGCGGGATCTTTTGGCCCGGCATCTTCCTCCTGAGTTGTTCATGCGGCCAAAGCGGGGGTTTTCGTTGCCGTTGGCGCACTGGCTCACGACAACCTTGGCACCAAAGATAGCTGCCCTCGAAACGAGCCCGGCGCTCCTGGATCTTGGTGTTTTGAAACCTTTGGGGGTTCGCCGTCTGTTCAGAGAACATCAAAGTGGGGTTCGCGATCACACGCAGCGCCTGTTCAGCATACTCCAGTTGGACACCTGGCTGTCGCTTCATTGA
- a CDS encoding acyltransferase yields the protein MFPAKCKLLGRRFSAGRNLKIFGRLHLKGPGKVVLGDNVVIDRLVTPWTYSSEAQITIGSDTYLNGTRFGCKQSISIGRLGILGDASISDTDFHSTHVDRHSQLASVRTAPVAIEENVWVASAVGILPGTRIGTNSVVGYGAVCAGVYPANSIIVGNPAKVVKAVPGTQETEN from the coding sequence TTGTTTCCCGCAAAATGCAAACTGCTTGGCAGGCGCTTCTCAGCGGGCCGAAATCTGAAGATCTTTGGCCGCCTTCACCTCAAGGGCCCTGGCAAGGTGGTCCTTGGAGACAATGTCGTCATCGATCGATTGGTTACGCCCTGGACTTACAGTTCGGAGGCTCAGATTACGATAGGAAGCGACACCTATCTGAATGGCACGCGCTTCGGATGCAAACAGTCCATCTCGATTGGCCGCCTCGGAATTTTAGGCGACGCGTCGATTTCCGACACAGATTTCCATAGCACCCATGTCGACCGCCACAGCCAACTTGCCAGTGTCCGAACGGCACCCGTGGCGATCGAGGAGAATGTATGGGTTGCCTCGGCGGTCGGAATCTTGCCGGGAACCCGTATCGGGACAAACTCGGTCGTTGGCTACGGAGCGGTGTGCGCGGGCGTCTACCCGGCAAACTCGATCATCGTGGGCAATCCAGCCAAAGTCGTAAAGGCTGTTCCGGGCACTCAGGAGACTGAAAACTAG
- a CDS encoding calcium-binding protein, producing the protein MSRLDLLNSLIGPVISVSASSGLGQDFAQYEQAFTTYSATHMSADGTAWASSNYYDRAFINYVWYMRTGDKTYLDQGNAIAADYLRNYVEANDYSIASWWSMPKGITAHYLINGDQASLTAIGKLADQVAGAWNRDNNWANLFDPHLSGGREQARSLETLTQAIIIDAPSVGVPKMQANGDDWGVAGGNDFRALAKSLVEKILTSEFQNADGSRPNYMEGAAADGSPIDKPFMNGLMNESLINYYEQVDADPRIITFVKTNLDYMWANEWDPTAKAFQYIDKTSVNGVQDTPTADVNMLIVSGFGFVYKHTGDATYLERGNQVFEGGVDGSWLAGSKQFNQQYTSSYNYLAYIQGKSDTSLEPSAGTSTDTDKGIDTGTGTDGLAGSVEKLVLTGKGGRDHLVGGAGDDQLYGQGGNDRLDGGSGNDTLYGGLGADVLNGNDGADTLHGEAGNDTLKGGGGNDRLNGGAGKDTLEGMEGLDVLTGGQGNDVFLFRSTIETAKNLPDVITDFEHGIDRVNLSLIDANLRVQGDQAFSFIGDQQFSGKAGELHFVNHVLSGDVDGDKVADFGIQIEGSSVLTTVDFVI; encoded by the coding sequence ATGTCACGACTTGATTTGCTCAATTCACTCATTGGGCCTGTGATATCAGTCTCCGCATCGTCCGGGCTCGGGCAAGATTTTGCTCAATATGAGCAGGCATTCACAACATACAGCGCCACCCACATGTCCGCCGACGGCACAGCGTGGGCTTCATCAAACTATTATGATAGAGCCTTCATCAACTACGTTTGGTACATGCGGACGGGAGACAAGACATATCTTGACCAAGGCAATGCGATTGCTGCCGATTACCTCAGGAATTATGTTGAGGCGAACGATTATAGTATCGCATCATGGTGGTCCATGCCTAAAGGCATCACGGCACACTATCTGATAAATGGAGACCAGGCCAGTCTAACTGCAATCGGCAAGCTGGCAGACCAAGTCGCAGGCGCATGGAACAGGGATAACAATTGGGCGAACCTTTTTGACCCCCACCTTTCCGGGGGGCGTGAGCAAGCCCGCAGTCTGGAAACCTTGACTCAGGCGATCATCATTGACGCACCCTCCGTGGGCGTCCCCAAGATGCAGGCCAATGGTGATGATTGGGGAGTGGCCGGCGGGAACGATTTCCGGGCGCTCGCTAAGTCTCTGGTCGAAAAGATTCTGACCTCAGAATTTCAGAATGCCGACGGCTCCAGGCCAAATTACATGGAAGGGGCGGCGGCCGACGGCTCGCCAATCGACAAGCCCTTCATGAACGGACTGATGAACGAGTCCCTGATCAACTATTATGAACAGGTCGATGCTGATCCACGCATCATAACCTTTGTGAAAACCAATCTAGACTACATGTGGGCGAACGAATGGGACCCCACGGCCAAGGCTTTTCAATACATCGACAAGACGTCCGTCAATGGCGTTCAAGATACTCCGACAGCCGACGTGAACATGCTGATCGTGAGCGGGTTCGGCTTTGTCTACAAGCATACTGGCGATGCTACGTATCTAGAGCGTGGCAACCAAGTCTTCGAGGGTGGCGTTGATGGCAGCTGGCTGGCAGGCTCCAAGCAATTCAATCAGCAGTATACCAGCTCCTACAACTACCTTGCCTACATTCAGGGCAAATCAGATACCTCCCTGGAGCCGAGTGCCGGCACTAGCACAGACACGGACAAGGGCATCGACACAGGCACAGGCACAGACGGCCTCGCCGGAAGCGTCGAAAAGCTCGTGCTCACGGGGAAGGGAGGCAGGGACCATCTCGTGGGTGGCGCCGGCGACGACCAATTATATGGTCAAGGCGGCAACGACAGGCTGGATGGCGGCAGCGGAAACGATACGCTTTATGGAGGTCTCGGTGCCGACGTCTTAAACGGAAACGATGGTGCCGACACGCTTCATGGTGAAGCTGGCAACGACACTCTCAAAGGAGGAGGCGGCAATGACAGGCTGAATGGCGGCGCCGGCAAAGACACTCTTGAGGGAATGGAGGGCCTCGACGTCCTGACCGGCGGGCAGGGAAATGATGTGTTCCTGTTCCGATCGACGATCGAGACCGCTAAAAACCTGCCCGATGTAATCACTGATTTCGAACACGGGATTGATCGGGTGAATCTGAGCCTCATTGACGCCAATCTGCGCGTCCAGGGCGATCAGGCGTTTTCCTTCATAGGCGACCAACAGTTTAGCGGAAAAGCAGGCGAGCTTCATTTCGTCAATCATGTGCTGTCAGGTGACGTGGATGGAGATAAGGTTGCCGATTTCGGCATCCAGATCGAAGGAAGCTCCGTGCTGACCACAGTGGACTTTGTCATCTAG
- a CDS encoding lipopolysaccharide biosynthesis protein: MDEKHPQCSAKTPDEIGRLDRALISGVAWTGGSRWLAQIYTWPATVVIARVLGPEAYGFMAVSTIFTRFLSVIAEAGLGYAIIMSPDVSRSTIRQLNTVAVLLGCAAVVMAMALSPYVAAFFGEEAVRTVILALSVIFVIEALAIVPVAVLRREFRYKELAISEFSRSISDTTITLCLAVAGFGYWALVCGYLGGAMISLFITAYFGRQGYELPRAAQVRPFMVFGLNFVSQGISSLICSSADIAVAGRLLGASTTGQYVFALTLAATPLEKITSLVTRVTPGLFLEVRQDPDSLKRYLTSITRHLALAAFPLLFGLAAIANEFFHIVMGPSWAGAVWPMRLLCAHVAIASVFALLPQILQACGRPGIPTRQAWIAAVVLPLLFIIFGSAWGAVGIAAGWLVGALVINAPLLVATLRVAHTSLLEYVSSMWPAASASALMIVTVQLTRSVIASFDIWPPLQLLAMIAVGAATYILVLLVFHRQVVNQMTGYWRGKRLELEQK, from the coding sequence ATGGATGAAAAGCACCCTCAGTGTTCGGCAAAGACCCCCGATGAGATCGGGCGTCTCGACCGCGCTCTGATCAGTGGCGTTGCCTGGACTGGCGGCTCACGCTGGCTTGCGCAGATTTACACGTGGCCGGCAACTGTCGTTATTGCACGTGTCCTTGGGCCCGAGGCGTATGGCTTCATGGCCGTTTCGACTATTTTCACCCGCTTCTTATCGGTCATAGCCGAGGCTGGCCTCGGTTATGCGATCATCATGTCTCCAGACGTCAGCCGATCCACGATCAGGCAACTGAATACAGTTGCCGTATTGCTGGGATGCGCTGCCGTCGTCATGGCAATGGCGCTATCGCCCTATGTCGCTGCCTTTTTTGGAGAGGAAGCCGTCCGAACGGTTATCTTGGCGCTCAGCGTCATTTTCGTCATAGAGGCGCTCGCTATTGTTCCGGTTGCGGTCCTCAGGCGAGAGTTCCGTTACAAGGAGCTGGCGATATCTGAATTTTCAAGGTCGATTTCCGATACGACGATTACTCTATGCCTCGCGGTGGCCGGCTTTGGATACTGGGCATTGGTATGCGGTTATCTCGGCGGTGCAATGATCTCCTTGTTCATAACGGCCTATTTCGGCCGCCAAGGGTATGAATTGCCGCGCGCAGCGCAAGTCCGACCGTTCATGGTTTTTGGATTGAATTTTGTCTCCCAGGGCATTTCGTCATTGATCTGCTCGTCTGCCGACATCGCTGTAGCCGGGCGGTTACTCGGCGCAAGCACGACAGGCCAATATGTCTTTGCATTGACATTGGCGGCCACCCCCTTGGAGAAAATCACGTCGCTGGTAACGCGGGTAACACCCGGACTGTTTTTGGAAGTCCGTCAGGATCCCGATAGCCTGAAGCGATATCTGACCTCGATAACGCGCCATCTCGCCCTGGCTGCCTTCCCACTATTGTTTGGCCTCGCGGCAATTGCGAACGAGTTCTTTCACATCGTCATGGGGCCTTCCTGGGCGGGTGCGGTCTGGCCAATGCGGCTCCTGTGCGCGCATGTGGCAATCGCATCCGTTTTTGCGCTCCTGCCGCAGATTCTTCAGGCATGTGGCCGTCCAGGCATTCCAACGCGCCAGGCATGGATCGCTGCTGTCGTTCTGCCGCTTCTGTTTATCATTTTCGGCTCGGCATGGGGCGCCGTCGGTATCGCGGCCGGCTGGCTGGTCGGTGCCTTGGTGATAAATGCGCCGCTCCTCGTTGCAACATTGCGGGTGGCGCACACTTCTCTGCTTGAATACGTATCCAGCATGTGGCCAGCAGCCTCCGCCTCGGCGCTCATGATCGTGACGGTCCAACTGACAAGAAGCGTAATCGCTTCGTTCGACATATGGCCTCCCTTGCAACTCCTAGCCATGATTGCGGTCGGTGCGGCGACCTATATCCTGGTATTGCTGGTGTTCCACCGACAGGTCGTAAACCAGATGACCGGCTACTGGCGGGGCAAGCGCCTCGAACTGGAGCAGAAATGA
- a CDS encoding glycosyltransferase family 2 protein, producing the protein MATVFFVSIGLLVYHFVLYPTILWILTRIKPSTRREMDRPVVFPAMELIVPAHNEQEVIADKVRNLFALEYPGDLTVTIALDGCSDRTEQVLTAVMSEQKADHKRVSVAVYRQNIGKVAVINELIGKSTAEIIALSDTSSLLDADALISAACYFGDKRIGVVCGSYHLSAGSSFAERAYWRYQTNVKRLESAFGSVMGAHGAFYLVRRSLWTKLASDTINDDFVLPMKIVATGAQAVYASEIRIEELEVSRSVQDIRRRIRLGAGNIQQLVMLAGLADPRRGRTAFMFISGKAIRSIAPYAFIAAFASGLIWIAAGNPMLATGIVVACGFVLLAPGSWGLLSLARYVALSTMASAFGGLLYLVGPSGAAWNISRSGKQS; encoded by the coding sequence ATGGCAACTGTCTTCTTCGTGTCGATCGGGCTGTTAGTGTACCATTTCGTTTTGTATCCAACAATACTCTGGATTTTAACGCGGATAAAACCAAGCACCCGCAGGGAAATGGATAGGCCCGTCGTTTTCCCAGCTATGGAATTAATTGTGCCTGCCCACAATGAGCAGGAGGTAATTGCTGACAAGGTAAGAAATCTATTTGCTTTGGAATACCCGGGCGACCTCACCGTCACCATAGCGCTCGATGGCTGCAGCGATAGAACGGAGCAGGTTCTTACCGCAGTGATGTCTGAGCAAAAGGCAGATCACAAGCGGGTTTCTGTCGCGGTATACCGGCAGAATATCGGAAAAGTCGCGGTGATTAACGAACTTATTGGGAAGTCAACGGCAGAGATAATTGCATTGTCCGACACGTCTTCATTGTTGGATGCAGACGCACTGATATCGGCCGCATGCTATTTCGGTGATAAACGTATAGGTGTCGTTTGTGGTTCGTATCACCTCAGCGCCGGCTCATCATTCGCTGAAAGGGCGTACTGGCGTTATCAGACCAACGTAAAACGACTTGAATCGGCGTTTGGATCGGTCATGGGGGCCCATGGAGCCTTCTATCTTGTCCGAAGAAGTCTGTGGACCAAGCTAGCGAGTGACACGATAAACGACGATTTCGTGCTTCCAATGAAGATTGTCGCCACCGGCGCCCAAGCAGTCTATGCCTCCGAAATTCGTATTGAGGAATTGGAAGTGTCCCGGTCGGTCCAGGACATCCGCAGGCGGATCAGGCTGGGGGCCGGCAACATTCAGCAACTCGTGATGCTCGCTGGGCTAGCAGATCCTCGAAGAGGCCGGACAGCTTTCATGTTCATATCGGGAAAAGCCATAAGGTCGATTGCCCCATACGCATTCATCGCGGCATTTGCGTCTGGCTTGATCTGGATTGCGGCGGGAAATCCAATGCTGGCGACGGGAATTGTCGTGGCCTGCGGTTTTGTTCTGCTGGCGCCCGGCAGTTGGGGGCTATTGTCGCTGGCAAGATATGTTGCGCTATCCACCATGGCATCCGCATTCGGCGGTCTGTTGTATTTGGTTGGTCCGAGCGGAGCTGCGTGGAATATCTCCAGGAGCGGCAAGCAGTCATAG
- a CDS encoding O-antigen ligase family protein, translated as MTAQSTWLATISFMVLCGAALAISGNLAVPLLGISALLGGIVLIYLAAYYPFALAITFAASSMFRIHEALLMLSPLRLPLILAAITAVSLLWHLVKGNLRPEWTSQIVWFVLFFGLVSFGVPLAASPSAAFSAWVDSFSKIFVMTLSVAWLVRNPHEFRSAARAIALFGLVVALVALRNKAIGVELVEDGRVTIGRSYGSILGDPNDLAFMLLPALGFAASLAFTAHSRLERFIFAGAGLLVLLAITYTRSRGGLVGCFALGAVLAYATMRSRSLATVAVVVLVVTLYIGMGLGSRLTAGSVNGKLDESAAGRIAMWSLATRVGLEHPVIGIGLANFEREAYRSSGKWKAVHNTWLSVLAESGIVGLGLFLGMVSATVYTLLAALRSLPLENHIHRCMALGLLSSFAGLCGAGSFLSHGFSWPIYVLVGLTAALNSAIRSPVAKQPRPQTPVRQNPKYDQGVSTAVSYPPPKAR; from the coding sequence ATGACGGCGCAATCGACATGGCTCGCAACAATATCATTCATGGTTTTGTGCGGAGCTGCGTTGGCAATCTCCGGAAACCTGGCCGTTCCGCTTCTCGGTATTTCCGCGCTGCTCGGCGGCATCGTCCTGATTTATCTGGCGGCGTATTATCCCTTTGCATTGGCAATCACCTTTGCCGCCTCGAGCATGTTCCGAATCCATGAAGCGCTTCTGATGCTGAGCCCGCTGAGGCTTCCCCTCATATTGGCCGCTATTACCGCGGTCTCGCTGCTCTGGCATCTGGTCAAGGGCAACCTACGGCCTGAGTGGACGTCGCAGATTGTATGGTTCGTCCTCTTTTTCGGACTGGTGTCGTTTGGCGTGCCACTCGCCGCCAGTCCCTCGGCGGCCTTCTCTGCCTGGGTGGACAGTTTCTCCAAGATTTTCGTTATGACGCTTTCGGTAGCTTGGCTGGTCCGCAATCCGCACGAATTCCGATCAGCTGCACGAGCCATTGCACTCTTCGGCCTTGTGGTCGCGCTAGTCGCACTCCGCAACAAGGCAATAGGCGTCGAGTTGGTGGAAGACGGACGCGTAACGATCGGGCGGTCATACGGTTCGATCCTCGGCGACCCTAACGATCTCGCATTCATGTTGTTGCCCGCACTCGGATTTGCGGCATCGTTGGCTTTTACGGCGCACAGCAGGCTGGAGCGGTTCATATTTGCAGGTGCGGGGTTGCTGGTCTTGCTTGCGATCACATACACCAGAAGCCGGGGCGGCCTTGTAGGGTGCTTCGCCCTCGGGGCGGTTCTTGCCTACGCGACGATGCGATCAAGGAGCCTGGCCACCGTCGCCGTCGTGGTCCTTGTCGTCACGCTCTATATCGGAATGGGTCTAGGCAGCCGACTGACCGCCGGTTCCGTCAACGGAAAACTGGACGAGTCTGCTGCGGGACGGATCGCGATGTGGTCGTTGGCCACCCGCGTGGGCCTTGAACATCCCGTCATAGGCATCGGACTGGCCAATTTCGAGAGAGAGGCCTACAGGTCCTCGGGCAAGTGGAAGGCGGTTCACAACACGTGGCTGAGTGTCCTGGCCGAGTCCGGGATTGTTGGACTGGGCCTGTTTCTCGGAATGGTGTCCGCCACCGTTTACACGCTTCTCGCCGCACTGCGGTCCCTCCCTCTGGAAAATCACATCCACCGCTGCATGGCACTGGGGTTGCTTTCAAGTTTTGCAGGTTTATGTGGGGCAGGTTCGTTTCTGAGCCACGGCTTTAGCTGGCCGATCTATGTCCTGGTTGGCCTCACCGCCGCCCTCAATTCCGCAATCAGGTCTCCTGTCGCTAAACAGCCGCGGCCCCAGACCCCGGTTCGACAAAACCCTAAATACGATCAGGGGGTATCCACCGCTGTAAGCTATCCCCCGCCAAAGGCACGCTAG